The following proteins are co-located in the Rattus norvegicus strain BN/NHsdMcwi chromosome 19, GRCr8, whole genome shotgun sequence genome:
- the Atmin gene encoding ATM interactor isoform X1, giving the protein MQFSPVPVFVPTADSSAQPVVLGVDHSSAAGAVHLVPLSVGTLILSLDSEACSLKESLPLSKIISPVVEPMNTGVQVNLGKSLCRPLQEGGSVCQKNSISSANVQTDLSYASANLIPSAQWLGPDSSVSSCSQTDLSFDSQVSLPVSVHTQTLVPSSKVTSSIAAQTDAFLDACFQPSGVSRETQTCRIQNRTDDPVPVGHPGLCGDIFEGVHSSYGVPSDNIMSSSLVAETVTHSLVPQSDPKILSQVMEKSAPVLNFSAQNSMLPSQNMTDNQTQTIDLLSDLENILSSNLPGQTLDNRSLLSDTNPGPDAQLPSGSAQNSGIDFDIEEFLSASNIQTQTEESELSSMSTEPVLESLDIETQTDLFLSDPCTQPYGLRAGSGFLGLEMFDTQTQTDLNFFLDSSPHLPLGSILRHSSFSMSTDSSDTETQTEGASPARHAPTLESKVQLSSTETQTMSSGFEPLGNLFLTSNETQTAMDDFLLADLAWNTMESQFSSVETQTCAELHAVSSF; this is encoded by the coding sequence ATGcagttttcccctgtgcctgtCTTTGTGCCTACAGCGGACTCCTCGGCCCAGCCCGTGGTGTTAGGTGTGGATCACAGTTCTGCAGCGGGTGCTGTGCACTTAGTACCCTTGTCAGTAGGAACCTTGATCCTCAGCCTGGATTCAGAGGCCTGCTCTCTGAAGGAGAGCCTACCTCTCTCAAAAATTATCAGTCCTGTTGTCGAGCCAATGAATACAGGTGTTCAGGTGAACTTGGGCAAAAGTCTGTGTCGTCCTTTGCAAGAGGGCGGGAGTGTGTGTCAGAAGAACAGCATTTCCTCAGCCAACGTGCAGACAGATCTGTCATATGCCTCAGCCAACTTGATACCCTCTGCTCAGTGGCTTGGCCCCGACTCCTCTGTGTCATCGTGTTCTCAGACTGACCTGTCCTTTGATTCTCAAGTGTCCCTTCCTGTTAGTGTCCACACCCAGACGTTGGTGCCCAGCTCTAAGGTCACTTCATCCATAGCTGCCCAGACAGATGCGTTTCTAGACGCCTGTTTCCAGCCCAGTGGGGTCTCCAGAGAAACCCAAACCTGTAGGATACAAAACCGCACAGATGACCCAGTGCCGGTAGGCCACCCTGGGCTGTGTGGGGACATTTTTGAAGGCGTCCATTCGTCATATGGTGTGCCCAGCGACAACATCATGAGTAGCAGTTTAGTTGCAGAGACAGTAACTCACAGTCTGGTACCTCAGAGTGACCCCAAGATCCTAAGCCAAGTCATGGAAAAGTCTGCGCCCGTGTTAAACTTCAGTGCCCAGAACAGCATGCTTCCTTCACAAAACATGACCGATAACCAGACCCAAACCATAGATCTACTGAGTGACCTAGAAAACATCTTGTCCAGTAATCTGCCAGGCCAAACGCTGGATAACCGGAGTCTCTTGTCTGACACAAACCCCGGGCCTGACGCCCAGCTCCCATCAGGTTCAGCGCAGAACTCCGGGATTGATTTTGATATTGAAGAGTTCCTCTCAGCCTCAAATATCCAGACTCAGACTGAGGAGAGTGAACTCAGCTCCATGAGCACTGAGCCCGTCTTGGAGTCCCTGGACATCGAGACACAGACTGACCTCTTCCTGTCCGATCCCTGCACACAGCCCTATGGGCTCAGGGCAGGTTCGGGTTTCCTGGGCCTCGAGATGTTTGACACACAGACCCAGACAGACTTGAACTTCTTCCTGGACAGCAGTCCTCACCTGCCCCTGGGCAGCATCCTGAGACACTCTAGCTTCTCCATGAGCACCGACTCCTCTGACACAGAAACCCAAACGGAAGGGGCCTCCCCAGCTCGACATGCACCCACGCTGGAGAGCAAGGTCCAGCTGAGCAGCACAGAAACACAGACCATGAGTTCTGGCTTCGAGCCCCTGGGGAACTTGTTCCTCACCAGCAACGAGACTCAGACAGCAATGGATGACTTCCTTCTAGCTGATTTGGCCTGGAATACGATGGAGTCCCAGTTCAGTTCTGTGGAAACCCAGACATGCGCAGAGCTGCATGCTGTCTCCAGCTTCTGA